A genomic window from Bdellovibrio sp. SKB1291214 includes:
- a CDS encoding LysR family transcriptional regulator: MEQLDLNQIRTFVKLVQAGSFTKAAEVLHQPKSRVSRRLAALERDLGIQLVYRTTRQFQLTDAGRAYYERSRGLVEGLESISAELSEEVADVSGWLKVTASDDMGVLNLPDIFADFAKQHPRVRFELLLSQAYVDLVKESVDVAVRIGILKDSNLRVKRVATLKSIIIASPGFMERYRQADDFENISTLPFLTMNSQNKLEVWRISDGKKMTVKVDPVMTANNPNMIVQMAIHGRGIAMVPEFIAAEHIRAGRLVQIHRGFRGQEIPISLVSPEQKEIPMKTKKFIDFAAKRLKEKFENF; this comes from the coding sequence ATGGAACAATTAGACCTGAACCAAATCCGCACCTTCGTTAAACTGGTCCAAGCAGGAAGCTTCACGAAAGCCGCCGAAGTCCTGCATCAACCTAAGTCGCGCGTTAGCCGTCGGTTGGCGGCGTTAGAGAGAGATTTGGGTATTCAGCTGGTGTATCGCACAACGAGACAGTTTCAGTTAACCGATGCGGGCAGAGCTTATTATGAGCGCTCACGCGGTTTAGTAGAGGGGCTTGAAAGCATCTCTGCCGAATTGAGTGAGGAGGTGGCAGATGTTTCCGGATGGCTCAAGGTGACTGCCTCTGATGATATGGGGGTTCTAAATCTTCCAGACATTTTCGCCGACTTTGCGAAGCAACATCCTCGGGTCCGCTTTGAATTATTATTGAGTCAAGCTTACGTGGATTTGGTGAAAGAATCTGTCGATGTGGCTGTTCGTATCGGTATTCTTAAAGACAGTAATTTAAGGGTGAAGAGAGTTGCCACTCTGAAAAGTATTATTATTGCCAGTCCCGGTTTTATGGAGCGCTATCGCCAGGCGGATGATTTTGAAAACATCAGCACATTGCCATTTTTGACTATGAATTCTCAGAATAAATTAGAGGTGTGGCGTATCAGTGATGGCAAAAAAATGACTGTCAAAGTGGATCCCGTCATGACTGCCAACAACCCAAACATGATTGTGCAGATGGCGATTCATGGACGTGGTATTGCGATGGTTCCAGAATTTATCGCAGCAGAACATATCCGTGCGGGAAGACTGGTTCAGATACATCGAGGCTTTCGAGGTCAGGAAATCCCCATCAGCTTAGTTTCTCCGGAGCAAAAGGAAATCCCAATGAAGACCAAGAAATTTATCGATTTTGCAGCGAAAAGACTGAAAGAGAAGTTCGAAAATTTTTAG
- a CDS encoding PilZ domain-containing protein has product MTSLARYHGRSPRFILQTEDESIVRVAGPKQVPWEEGTSIKNVSLTGLAFTAPDDLCPILGEVIKIQFTPPGSRQMACYGIVTRLDSIANSSTLVGVHFYKMEMTQRIVLAQGLARRFKENQERGQIDEMLNKQPGPMSLVHFPQLMMMGVIAVLWGAVIFGAMKFQYEDLFSFFTKYL; this is encoded by the coding sequence ATGACATCACTCGCACGCTATCACGGCCGATCTCCAAGATTCATTCTTCAAACAGAGGATGAAAGTATCGTGCGTGTCGCCGGTCCCAAGCAAGTTCCTTGGGAAGAGGGCACTTCCATTAAAAATGTATCGCTGACGGGCCTTGCTTTTACAGCACCGGATGATCTGTGCCCGATTTTAGGTGAAGTTATTAAAATTCAATTCACACCTCCGGGTTCACGTCAGATGGCGTGCTACGGAATTGTGACTCGCCTAGATAGTATTGCGAATTCAAGCACCTTGGTTGGCGTGCATTTTTATAAAATGGAAATGACTCAAAGAATTGTCCTCGCACAAGGCTTAGCTCGTCGTTTTAAAGAAAACCAAGAGCGCGGGCAAATCGATGAAATGCTGAACAAACAGCCAGGCCCGATGAGTCTGGTGCACTTCCCTCAACTGATGATGATGGGAGTGATCGCCGTCCTTTGGGGCGCGGTTATTTTTGGTGCGATGAAGTTTCAGTATGAAGATCTATTTTCTTTCTTTACGAAATACCTCTAA
- a CDS encoding YceI family protein, which translates to MKLITATIITLLSTAAFAKTIPAGTYTVDAAHSKIGFEVPHLVIATVEGRFTKFDGSITIDPKLEKSKANLNIDVSSVDTDNADRDGHLKSPDFFDAAKNPKMSFVVKKVVGTADDLKLVGDLTLKGKTKEVTLATKYLGDVNDAYGNHKIAFTATGKINRQDFGLSWSKAVEAGPVVGDEVTLTIRIEANQPIAKK; encoded by the coding sequence ATGAAACTTATTACCGCAACAATTATTACGTTACTTAGCACGGCAGCTTTTGCCAAAACCATCCCTGCCGGGACTTACACCGTGGATGCAGCTCACTCTAAAATTGGCTTTGAAGTTCCTCACTTAGTGATCGCAACTGTTGAAGGTCGTTTTACAAAATTTGACGGCTCTATCACGATCGATCCAAAATTGGAGAAGTCCAAAGCAAATTTGAATATTGACGTGAGCTCCGTTGACACCGACAACGCCGACCGTGATGGCCACTTAAAGAGCCCCGACTTTTTTGACGCTGCGAAAAATCCTAAAATGTCTTTCGTAGTTAAAAAAGTCGTTGGTACGGCTGACGATTTAAAACTGGTGGGTGATTTGACTTTGAAAGGCAAAACTAAAGAAGTCACACTTGCTACGAAATACCTGGGTGACGTGAACGATGCTTACGGCAATCATAAAATTGCTTTTACGGCCACTGGTAAAATCAACCGCCAAGATTTTGGTTTAAGCTGGAGCAAAGCTGTTGAAGCAGGTCCGGTTGTAGGTGACGAAGTGACTCTAACAATCCGTATCGAAGCCAACCAGCCTATTGCCAAAAAATAA
- a CDS encoding GFA family protein yields the protein MKIAVNHPASCHCHSVKFEVELTNGIEDPKRCNCSFCRRRGTIVAMVPREKFKVLQGADRLSLYEFNTRTAKHYFCSVCGIHTHNVSRTNPHQIRFNVGCLEGVDPFELGDVPVSDGLNHPADRK from the coding sequence ATGAAAATAGCTGTAAACCATCCAGCAAGCTGCCACTGCCATTCTGTCAAATTTGAAGTCGAATTAACCAACGGGATTGAAGATCCGAAGCGCTGTAATTGCTCTTTTTGTCGACGTCGAGGAACTATCGTAGCGATGGTTCCTCGAGAGAAGTTCAAGGTCTTACAAGGGGCAGACAGACTTTCGCTCTATGAATTTAATACTAGAACTGCGAAACACTATTTTTGTTCAGTGTGTGGGATTCATACGCACAACGTAAGTCGCACGAACCCTCATCAAATTAGATTTAATGTTGGCTGCCTTGAAGGTGTTGATCCGTTTGAGTTGGGTGATGTCCCTGTCTCCGACGGTTTAAATCATCCGGCTGATCGCAAATAA
- the thiL gene encoding thiamine-phosphate kinase yields MQNTPKEWQVLKQIRNKVQRHNPNTVVPLGDDAFVFKNFPGLSVIAQDMMVEDVHFRLSNSSAFDLGHKALAVNLSDLAAMGAQPHFAQVSLALPKEITETWLDEFYQGMTTLADRFGLEIAGGDLCASPRGVIIDVSVHGSCEKPLTRHGTQAGDILLASGPLGLSTTGLRALHEDRKGDFPEATEKHLRPMPRLDLVAELRKHTEKIHALMDCSDGLVNDALILANKPYGNSHSAASIGIHFFPDQFPLHDETIRMAHLNKAFEYALWGGEDYELLMSVSPDDRKLFPHWTEVGQFTQSLGVFLIHGDAKEEIESFKGWKHF; encoded by the coding sequence GTGCAAAATACTCCGAAAGAATGGCAAGTACTTAAGCAAATTCGCAATAAGGTCCAGCGTCATAATCCCAATACTGTCGTACCCCTAGGCGACGACGCATTCGTATTTAAAAACTTTCCTGGGCTGTCTGTTATCGCTCAAGACATGATGGTTGAAGACGTGCATTTTCGCTTGAGTAATTCTTCAGCGTTTGATCTTGGACATAAAGCACTTGCGGTAAACTTAAGCGACCTGGCAGCCATGGGCGCGCAACCTCATTTTGCGCAAGTTTCACTCGCACTCCCGAAAGAAATAACGGAAACATGGCTTGACGAATTCTATCAGGGTATGACAACCCTTGCTGACCGCTTCGGCCTTGAAATCGCAGGGGGAGATTTGTGCGCTTCACCTCGCGGAGTAATTATAGATGTCAGTGTGCATGGCTCCTGTGAAAAGCCCCTCACTCGACATGGCACTCAAGCAGGAGACATTCTGCTGGCAAGTGGTCCTTTGGGATTATCTACGACAGGTCTACGTGCTTTGCATGAAGATCGTAAAGGTGACTTTCCAGAAGCTACTGAAAAGCATCTGCGCCCGATGCCGCGTTTAGATCTGGTTGCTGAACTTCGCAAGCATACCGAAAAAATTCATGCTCTGATGGATTGCAGTGATGGCTTGGTCAATGATGCTTTGATCTTGGCGAACAAGCCTTACGGCAACAGTCACTCGGCTGCCAGCATAGGCATTCACTTTTTTCCGGATCAATTCCCATTGCATGATGAAACCATTCGCATGGCACATCTGAATAAAGCATTTGAATACGCTCTTTGGGGTGGAGAAGATTATGAGCTTCTTATGAGTGTTTCTCCTGATGATCGGAAGCTTTTCCCACATTGGACTGAAGTGGGCCAATTCACGCAAAGCCTCGGAGTCTTTTTAATTCATGGGGACGCAAAGGAAGAGATCGAATCCTTTAAGGGCTGGAAGCACTTTTAG
- the ppk1 gene encoding polyphosphate kinase 1, which produces MNTPKAKSPTRTSKKKAATRKVKVVEHPLSSESLFTSREIGWLNFNRRVLTEAEDSNNPLLERVKFLSISGSNLDEFFMKRVGGLKRHVAYGVSPKSSDGKTPMAQLQEIREVVLTMIKDQGNCFTKHLKPSLEKENIFLLCWKDLTEKEREHVKKYYTRNVFPVLTPLSVDPGHPFPFISNLSVSLGITLKHPNSEEKMFARVKIPKVLPQWIRVDADSGINRFVSLQEVIKENLADLFPSMQVLNAMPFRLTRNADSDQDQEDVEDLLEAIEEELRQRRFAEVVRLEHGPNPDPWMLKFLMDELELTEDDIYELPGELDYADLGMIADLPLPKLKFEPYIPVVSPAFAEEGTGLFSAIRANDQLIHNPFESFSASVEKFIRVASEDPKVLAIKMTLYRTGDNSPFIRSLIRAAGQGKQVVCLVELKARFDEERNIYWANELENAGVHVVYGVVGLKTHAKTALVVRQEQEGLRCYVHIGTGNYNVATSRFYTDLGLLTAREEITNDVVDFFHYLTGISLKGNYQHLLIAPVNMFSTFRTMIDREAAHAKAGKPANIIAKFNNFEENDIGAALYSASQKGVDIDMIVRGFCCLRPGVPGMSERIKVTSVIGRFLEHSRVFYFRNGQEDPVDGDFFLGSADWMYRNLHARVEAIVPVLDRSLKEKLWEILQFYLKESKQAWTMNSDGSYTKKPSKSDDVGIHQTLMQLAKTRVKLVEDSSHTE; this is translated from the coding sequence TTGAACACACCGAAGGCGAAGTCGCCTACCAGAACGTCTAAGAAAAAAGCCGCTACTCGCAAGGTCAAAGTTGTCGAGCATCCATTGTCATCTGAAAGTCTCTTCACCAGTCGCGAAATCGGATGGTTGAATTTCAATCGTCGCGTTTTGACTGAAGCCGAAGACAGCAATAATCCGTTGTTAGAACGAGTTAAATTCCTGAGTATCTCTGGATCAAACCTTGATGAATTTTTTATGAAGCGTGTAGGTGGTTTGAAGCGCCATGTGGCTTATGGAGTTTCACCAAAGTCCTCGGACGGTAAAACCCCCATGGCGCAGCTTCAGGAAATTCGTGAAGTCGTTTTAACAATGATCAAAGATCAGGGCAATTGCTTCACCAAGCATTTGAAGCCATCCCTTGAAAAAGAAAATATATTTTTGCTGTGCTGGAAGGATTTGACCGAGAAAGAGCGCGAACACGTTAAAAAATATTATACCCGGAACGTGTTTCCTGTTTTAACACCGCTGTCTGTCGATCCTGGGCATCCTTTTCCTTTTATCTCGAATCTGTCGGTATCGCTGGGGATTACCCTTAAGCATCCAAACTCTGAGGAAAAGATGTTTGCGCGGGTGAAAATCCCCAAAGTCTTGCCTCAGTGGATTCGCGTGGATGCGGATTCAGGGATAAACCGTTTCGTAAGTCTTCAGGAAGTGATCAAAGAAAATCTGGCTGACTTATTTCCTTCAATGCAAGTTTTGAATGCCATGCCATTCAGGCTGACGCGTAATGCGGATTCTGATCAAGACCAAGAGGATGTTGAAGATCTATTGGAAGCGATTGAAGAAGAACTTCGTCAGCGTCGTTTTGCCGAGGTCGTTCGCTTAGAACACGGACCGAATCCAGACCCCTGGATGTTAAAGTTCTTGATGGATGAATTGGAACTGACCGAGGATGACATTTATGAACTTCCCGGGGAACTTGACTATGCAGATCTGGGAATGATTGCAGATTTGCCTTTACCAAAACTAAAATTTGAGCCGTACATTCCGGTAGTTTCTCCGGCGTTTGCTGAAGAGGGTACGGGCCTGTTCAGTGCAATCCGCGCAAACGATCAACTGATTCACAATCCATTTGAAAGCTTTTCGGCCTCCGTCGAAAAGTTCATTCGTGTCGCCAGTGAAGATCCTAAAGTTCTGGCGATCAAAATGACTTTGTACCGCACGGGCGATAACAGTCCTTTTATACGTTCGTTGATCCGAGCTGCTGGTCAAGGCAAACAGGTTGTTTGTTTGGTTGAGCTGAAAGCGCGATTTGATGAGGAAAGAAATATCTATTGGGCCAACGAGCTGGAAAATGCCGGCGTTCACGTGGTTTACGGTGTCGTTGGATTAAAAACTCACGCCAAGACGGCCCTGGTTGTTCGCCAAGAGCAAGAAGGTCTTCGTTGTTACGTGCACATCGGGACAGGGAATTATAATGTGGCGACATCTAGATTCTATACAGATCTAGGATTGCTAACAGCTCGTGAGGAAATCACCAATGACGTGGTGGATTTCTTTCATTACCTGACAGGGATCAGTTTAAAGGGCAACTATCAGCATTTGTTGATTGCTCCCGTTAATATGTTTTCAACATTTAGAACGATGATTGATCGTGAAGCAGCTCACGCTAAGGCCGGTAAGCCAGCAAATATTATCGCTAAGTTTAATAACTTTGAAGAAAATGATATTGGTGCTGCTTTGTACTCTGCCTCCCAAAAAGGGGTGGATATTGATATGATCGTGCGGGGTTTTTGTTGCCTTCGTCCTGGTGTCCCTGGAATGAGCGAAAGAATAAAAGTGACTTCTGTCATTGGTCGCTTCCTAGAGCATTCCCGCGTCTTTTATTTCCGTAATGGCCAGGAAGATCCCGTTGATGGAGATTTCTTTTTGGGATCTGCGGACTGGATGTATCGTAATCTTCATGCTCGTGTTGAGGCGATTGTTCCCGTTTTAGATCGATCATTAAAAGAAAAATTGTGGGAAATCCTGCAGTTTTATTTGAAAGAGTCCAAGCAAGCATGGACGATGAACTCTGACGGAAGTTATACAAAGAAACCTTCGAAATCAGACGATGTTGGTATTCATCAAACATTGATGCAATTGGCGAAGACTCGAGTTAAACTAGTCGAAGATTCATCACACACGGAGTAA
- the ygiD gene encoding 4,5-DOPA dioxygenase extradiol, which yields MKRMPVIFAAHGSPMNALAKTPFTEALTALGNSVPHPQAILVVSAHWETEGTKVLYNATPPTIHDFYGFPKALFDVQYPAQGPLNLAQITQKLIPGSKLSEKWGLDHGTWSVLVHMFPNADIPVYQLSLDVHAPPEKHIEMGRQLRSLREQGVLIVGSGNIVHNLRQIQWRDVNAKYDWAVEFDAGIKKALDVRDEKTLAQYMEKFGSAAELSVPSPEHYWPLLYAFGASDEQDKLSYPFEGFEMGSLSMRTVMWS from the coding sequence ATGAAACGCATGCCTGTGATTTTTGCTGCCCACGGTTCCCCGATGAATGCTTTAGCGAAGACTCCGTTCACGGAAGCGCTGACTGCACTGGGTAACAGCGTGCCGCACCCACAGGCTATTCTTGTGGTGTCGGCCCACTGGGAAACAGAAGGAACGAAAGTTCTGTATAATGCGACTCCGCCGACGATCCATGATTTTTATGGATTTCCGAAAGCCCTGTTTGATGTTCAATATCCTGCGCAAGGCCCTTTGAACCTTGCGCAGATCACGCAGAAATTAATTCCTGGTTCCAAGCTTAGTGAAAAATGGGGCTTGGATCATGGAACTTGGTCGGTGTTGGTTCACATGTTTCCGAACGCGGATATTCCTGTGTACCAACTGAGTCTTGATGTGCATGCTCCTCCCGAAAAGCACATCGAGATGGGCCGACAGCTGCGCTCCCTGCGCGAGCAAGGTGTTTTGATCGTCGGCAGCGGTAACATTGTTCATAACTTGCGTCAGATCCAATGGCGTGACGTCAACGCCAAATATGATTGGGCGGTGGAGTTCGATGCGGGAATCAAAAAAGCATTGGATGTAAGAGACGAAAAAACGTTGGCTCAGTACATGGAAAAATTCGGATCCGCTGCGGAACTATCCGTTCCCTCCCCCGAACACTACTGGCCACTTTTATACGCCTTTGGCGCCTCAGACGAACAGGATAAACTATCCTACCCGTTTGAGGGTTTCGAAATGGGATCTCTTTCTATGCGCACCGTAATGTGGAGCTAA